DNA sequence from the Geobacter sp. AOG2 genome:
ACTACAGCTCCAACCGCGCCGAAAAACCGTTCATCGCCATCAACTGCGCCGCGGTACCGGCAACGCTTCTGGAAAGCGAACTGTTCGGCCATGAAAAAGGGGCCTTCACCGACGCCAAGAACACCAAGAAAGGCCTGTTCGAGCTGGCCGACGGCGGCACCGTGTTCCTGGACGAGATCGGCGACATGGAGATGGGGATGCAGGCCAAGTTGCTCCGTTTCCTGGAAGACCGCTCGTTCCGCCGCATCGGCGGCGGCAGGGTCTTCACCGTCGATGTGCGCATCATCTCCGCCACCAACAAGGACCTGCAAAAGTCCATCGAGGAAAAATCCTTTCGCAACGACCTCTATTACCGGTTGCAGGTCATCCCCATCCATCTGTCCCCCCTGCGGGAGCGGAAGGAAGACATCATCCCCCTGGCCAACCATTTCATCGACGTCTACAACAAGGACTTCAACAAGAAGGTCCAGGGCATAGCCGGCATGGCCGAGCGCATCCTGGCCGATTACGGTTGGCCGGGCAATGTGCGTGAATTGAAAAACGTCATCGAACGGGCCATTATCCTGGGTAACGAAGATACCCTCATGCTGGAACACCTGCCGCTGGAGATCGTGGCGAAGACCTCTCCCCAGAGCGGCCCCCCGCTGGCCACGTTCCGGCTCCCGGCCGAGGGGATCGATATCGAGGAGGTGGAAAAGGAACTCATCCGCCAGGCCCTCGACAGCACGGAGTGGAACCAGTCCAAGGCTGCCAAGAAGCTCAGCCTGGGCATCGACGCCTTCCGTTACCGGATGAAGAAGTTTGGATATCTGAAATAACCAGGAGCAGTGCCGAATGAACCAGCAGGACAAGATATATGTGGCCGGGCACGGCGGCATGGTCGGCTCGGCCATCGTGCGCGGCCTGCGCGGCGCAGGTTATGACAATCTGGTGCTCCGTTCCCGGGAGGAACTGGATCTGTGCAATCAGGCCGCGGTTCATGCCTTCTTTCGTGAGGAACGCCCGGAGTACGTGGTCCTGGCCGCCGCCAAGGTGGGCGGGATCGTTGCCAACAGCACCCTGCCGGCTCAGTTCATCTACGACAACCTGATGATCCAGAACAACATCGTGCATGCCTCGTGGAATGTCGGCGTAAAGCGCCTGCTGTTCCTGGGCAGCACCTGCATCTATCCCAAGCTGGCCCCCCAGCCGCTGAAGGAGGAATACCTCCTGACCGGCCCCCTGGAGCCGACCAACGACGCCTACGCCGTGGCCAAGATCGCCGGCATTACCCTGTGCCGCTCCTTCAACCGCCAGTACGGCACCCGCTACCTGGCGGCCATGCCGACCAACCTCTACGGCCCCAACGACAACTTCGACCTGACCTCGTCCCACGTCCTGCCGGCCCTGATCCGCAAATTCCACGA
Encoded proteins:
- a CDS encoding GDP-L-fucose synthase, which produces MNQQDKIYVAGHGGMVGSAIVRGLRGAGYDNLVLRSREELDLCNQAAVHAFFREERPEYVVLAAAKVGGIVANSTLPAQFIYDNLMIQNNIVHASWNVGVKRLLFLGSTCIYPKLAPQPLKEEYLLTGPLEPTNDAYAVAKIAGITLCRSFNRQYGTRYLAAMPTNLYGPNDNFDLTSSHVLPALIRKFHDARQSAAATVTVWGSGTPLREFLHVDDLADGCLHLINLPDAEYGRLLEDPAAPALINIGSGEELTIRDLALLVKKVVGFEGELVFDAGKPDGTPRKLCDVSRLHSFGWRHRTALEDGLRETYSWFLGALASGAIRG
- a CDS encoding sigma-54 dependent transcriptional regulator, which encodes MKRNKILVVDDEHLIRWSLEQNLKKQGYEVVTAGDGEDALRLAREEQPDLVLLDIQMPGINGIEVLEKIKEYDEEIVVIMVTAHGGLETAVNAMRLGAHDYISKPFNLDELSIIIKKALETTDLKREVARLRSETKKSVPPNIIGDSRQIKLLMEVLDKVAKSEASTVLVQGESGTGKELVAKWIHYSSNRAEKPFIAINCAAVPATLLESELFGHEKGAFTDAKNTKKGLFELADGGTVFLDEIGDMEMGMQAKLLRFLEDRSFRRIGGGRVFTVDVRIISATNKDLQKSIEEKSFRNDLYYRLQVIPIHLSPLRERKEDIIPLANHFIDVYNKDFNKKVQGIAGMAERILADYGWPGNVRELKNVIERAIILGNEDTLMLEHLPLEIVAKTSPQSGPPLATFRLPAEGIDIEEVEKELIRQALDSTEWNQSKAAKKLSLGIDAFRYRMKKFGYLK